The following coding sequences are from one Lolium rigidum isolate FL_2022 chromosome 6, APGP_CSIRO_Lrig_0.1, whole genome shotgun sequence window:
- the LOC124659980 gene encoding putative potassium transporter 8 yields MDLEFGRSPQRDSWKTTMLLAYQSLGVVYGDLSISPLYVFKSTFAEDIQHSDTNEEIFGVLSFVFWTLTLIPLIKYVSIVLRADDNGEGGTFALYSLICRHANVSLLPNRQIADEELSTYKLERNPETADKTRVKVWLEKHKNLHTALLVMVLIGTCMVIGDGVLTPAISVFSAVSGLEFSLSKQHHEYAVIPITCVILAFLFALQHFGTHRVGFIFAPIVLAWLLCMSALGLYNIIYWNPHVYQALNPYYMFKFLKKTRKYGWMSLGGILLCMTGSEAMFADLGHFSYSAIQLAFTALVYPALILAYMGQAAYLSKHHDFYSNSQVGFYIAVPDKVRWPVLVLAILASVVGSQAIISGTFSIINQSQSLSCFPRVKVVHTSEKIHGQIYIPEINWLLMILCIAVTVGFRDTKHMGNASGLAVITVMLVTTFLTSLVIMVCWHKPPLVALAFLVFFGSVEALYFSASLIKFLEGAWLPILLALILMAVMLVWHFTTIKKYEFDLQNKVTLEWLLALGDKLGMVRVPGIGLVYTDLTSGVPANFSRFVTNLPAFHNVLVLVCVKSVPVPYVFPKERYLVGRVGPPGHRSYRCIVRYGYRDVHQDVDSFETELIESLARFIKLDASYRCSEASEQQLEEWEPGLSVIGSNPLRDQASYDLQDSVQHSAASVEMMAPADSPHGTGLELAAHANSAKQVRFFIDSLVASPDADKHVTEELEALSAAREAGTAFILGHSHVQCKPGSSVVKKLTVVGYNFLRRNCRGPDVVLRVPPASLLEVGMVYVL; encoded by the exons ATGGATCTCGAGTTCGGGAGATCCCCGCAG CGGGACTCATGGAAGACCACCATGCTCCTGGCGTACCAGAGCCTCGGGGTGGTCTACGGGGACCTCAGCATCTCCCCGCTCTACGTCTTCAAGAGCACCTTCGCCGAGGACATCCAGCACTCGGACACCAACGAGGAGATCTTCGGCGTCCTCTCATTCGTCTTCTGGACGCTCACGCTCATCCCGCTCATCAAGTACGTCTCCATTGTGCTCCGGGCAGACGACAATGGCGAGG GAGGCACTTTCGCCCTCTACTCTCTGATCTGCCGCCACGCCAATGTGAGCCTGCTGCCCAACAGGCAGATTGCGGACGAGGAGCTCTCCACCTACAAGCTGGAGCGCAACCCTGAGACCGCCGACAAGACCCGCGTCAAGGTGTGGCTCGAGAAGCACAAGAACCTGCACACCGCGCTTCTCGTCATGGTCTTGATCGGCACCTGCATGGTCATTGGGGACGGCGTCCTCACGCCGGCTATATCTG TGTTTTCGGCAGTCTCAGGGCTTGAGTTCTCCTTGTCCAAACAGCACCATGAAT ATGCCGTCATACCCATAACCTGCGTCATATTGGCATTTCTGTTTGCGCTCCAGCATTTTGGTACACATCGGGTTGGATTTATCTTCGCCCCGATAGTACTAGCCTGGCTACTCTGCATGAGTGCTCTTGGTCTTTACAATATCATTTATTGGAATCCTCATGTCTACCAAGCTCTGAATCCCTATTACATGTTCAAATTCTTAAAGAAGACTAGAAAATATGGCTGGATGTCACTTGGTGGAATTTTGTTATGCATGACAG GATCTGAAGCAATGTTTGCGGATCTTGGACACTTCTCATACAGTGCAATCCAG CTTGCATTTACTGCTTTGGTTTACCCGGCGTTGATTCTGGCATACATGGGTCAGGCTGCTTACTTATCAAAACATCATGACTTCTACTCAAACTCCCAGGTTGGATTTTACATCGCAGTTCCAG ATAAGGTGAGATGGCCTGTTCTTGTACTGGCAATTCTGGCTTCAGTGGTTGGAAGCCAAGCAATCATCAGTGGAACATTCTCAATTATCAACCAGAGTCAGTCCCTAAGTTGCTTCCCTCGAGTAAAAGTTGTACACACATCTGAGAAAATTCATGGCCAGATATATATCCCTGAGATCAATTGGCTGCTCATGATCCTCTGCATTGCTGTGACTGTTGGATTTCGAGACACAAAGCACATGGGAAACGCATCTG GACTAGCAGTGATCACAGTGATGCTGGTTACCACATTCCTCACATCCCTTGTCATCATGGTGTGCTGGCACAAGCCACCGCTTGTGGCCCTGGCTTTCCTTGTCTTCTTTGGCTCCGTTGAGGCGCTCTACTTCTCTGCATCGCTCATCAAGTTTCTCGAGGGCGCATGGCTCCCGATCCTTCTGGCCCTCATCCTCATGGCAGTCATGCTAGTCTGGCACTTCACGACCATCAAGAAATATGAGTTCGACCTGCAGAACAAGGTCACCCTGGAGTGGCTTCTCGCCCTTGGTGACAAGCTTGGCATGGTCCGGGTACCAGGCATTGGCCTTGTGTACACTGATCTCACGTCAGGTGTCCCCGCCAACTTCTCTCGCTTTGTCACCAACCTCCCGGCGTTCCATAACGTCTTGGTCCTCGTATGCGTCAAGTCGGTGCCAGTCCCGTACGTGTTTCCCAAGGAGCGGTACCTCGTCGGTCGAGTTGGTCCTCCGGGCCATCGGTCTTACCGGTGCATTGTGCGGTACGGCTACCGTGATGTTCACCAGGACGTCGACTCATTCGAGACCGAGCTGATCGAGAGCCTGGCAAGGTTCATAAAGCTCGACGCCTCCTACCGGTGCAGCGAGGCCAGCGAGCAGCAGCTGGAGGAATGGGAGCCGGGGCTTTCCGTGATCGGAAGCAACCCGCTCCGAGACCAAGCGAGCTACGACTTGCAAGACAGTGTCCAGCACTCGGCCGCGTCCGTGGAGATGATGGCCCCTGCCGACAGCCCCCATGGAACGGGACTGGAACTCGCGGCGCATGCCAACTCGGCGAAGCAGGTGAGGTTCTTCATAGATAGCCTGGTGGCGAGCCCTGATGCGGACAAGCACGTGACGGAGGAGCTGGAGGCGCTgtcggcggcgagggaggcgggCACTGCGTTCATCCTGGGGCACTCGCACGTGCAGTGCAAGCCTGGGTCGTCGGTGGTGAAGAAGCTGACGGTGGTCGGGTACAACTTCCTGCGGCGCAACTGCCGTGGCCCGGACGTGGTGCTGCGGGTGCCTCCGGCGTCGCTCCTGGAGGTCGGCATGGTGTATGTGCTATGA